The following proteins are encoded in a genomic region of Bosea beijingensis:
- a CDS encoding response regulator transcription factor — MRALIVEDEPELMSYLSLLLGNAGMVVDRTDSVETALAALRTAPFDIAVVDRRLPDGDGLSIVKAMATAENRPAFLMLTARDAKPDVIEGLNGGADDYLVKPFEPGELIARVRVLARRRHPKRSLVLSAGNLSLDLEGRNASVGAEMLDLRRREGLILEALVQRTGRVVTRDVLIEAVYGFDDLIESNTLEAQISRLRRKLRDAGADVEITSLRGIGYILKKAEPAL; from the coding sequence ATGCGCGCTTTGATTGTCGAGGACGAGCCGGAGCTCATGTCCTATCTCTCGCTCCTGCTCGGCAATGCGGGGATGGTCGTGGACCGCACGGATAGCGTGGAGACCGCGCTCGCCGCCCTGCGGACGGCGCCGTTCGACATCGCCGTGGTCGACCGGCGCCTGCCTGATGGCGATGGTCTGTCGATCGTGAAAGCCATGGCCACGGCCGAGAATCGCCCGGCGTTCCTGATGCTGACGGCGCGCGACGCCAAGCCCGACGTGATCGAGGGCCTGAACGGCGGTGCCGACGATTATCTGGTCAAGCCGTTCGAGCCGGGCGAGTTGATCGCGCGGGTGCGCGTTCTGGCGCGGCGCCGCCATCCGAAGCGCTCCCTCGTTCTCAGCGCCGGCAATCTTTCGCTCGACCTCGAAGGCCGCAATGCCTCGGTCGGGGCGGAGATGCTCGATCTGCGCCGGCGCGAGGGGCTGATCCTGGAAGCGCTGGTGCAGCGGACCGGCCGTGTCGTCACCCGCGACGTGCTGATCGAGGCGGTCTACGGCTTCGACGACCTGATCGAGTCGAACACGCTGGAAGCGCAGATCTCGCGGCTCCGGCGCAAGCTCCGCGATGCCGGCGCCGATGTGGAGATCACCTCGCTGCGCGGCATCGGCTACATCCTGAAGAAGGCGGAGCCGGCGCTGTAG
- a CDS encoding ABC transporter ATP-binding protein: MSASTTAHTGAPIIELKGITKHFRRKPTLAERILMATGRGKAPPVLRAVDGIDLSVKRGEVLGLVGESGCGKSTLARVVTGILKPTTGEVVYEQRPVAGLKGKERLDFLLKVQMIFQDPYASLDPRMKVSRIVGEALSVHKLLPKAEIDGAVDQALSEVGLDLAYRERYPHQFSGGQRQRIGIARALAVKPDFLVCDEPVSALDVSIQAQVINLFMDVRARHGLTYLFVSHDLGLVRHISDRVAIMYLGRIVEVGTAAEIFAEPAHPYSAALIAAIPSAARRKRAFQPLKGELPSPLAPPPGCPFHPRCEQAMPVCREVRPVLTEIAPGRSAACHLHTSIGPKSGIHFSEKSDAIPIE; the protein is encoded by the coding sequence ATGAGTGCTTCGACGACCGCCCATACCGGTGCCCCGATCATCGAGCTCAAGGGCATCACCAAGCATTTCCGCCGCAAGCCGACGCTGGCGGAACGCATCCTGATGGCGACCGGGCGGGGCAAGGCGCCGCCGGTGCTGCGCGCCGTCGACGGCATCGATCTCAGCGTCAAGCGCGGGGAAGTGCTCGGCCTCGTCGGCGAATCCGGTTGCGGCAAGTCCACGCTCGCCCGCGTCGTCACCGGCATCCTGAAGCCGACGACCGGCGAGGTGGTTTACGAGCAGCGGCCGGTCGCGGGTCTGAAGGGCAAGGAACGGCTCGATTTCCTGCTGAAGGTCCAGATGATCTTCCAGGACCCCTACGCCTCACTCGACCCTCGCATGAAGGTCAGCCGTATCGTCGGTGAGGCGCTCAGCGTCCACAAGCTCCTGCCCAAGGCGGAGATCGATGGTGCGGTCGACCAGGCGCTGAGCGAGGTCGGGCTCGATCTCGCCTATCGCGAGCGCTATCCGCACCAGTTCTCGGGCGGTCAGCGCCAGCGCATCGGCATTGCCCGGGCGCTTGCCGTGAAGCCGGACTTCCTGGTCTGCGACGAGCCGGTCTCGGCGCTCGACGTCTCGATCCAGGCGCAGGTCATCAACCTGTTCATGGATGTGCGCGCGCGCCATGGCCTGACCTATCTCTTCGTCAGCCACGATCTCGGTCTCGTCCGCCATATCAGCGACCGCGTCGCGATCATGTATCTCGGCCGTATCGTCGAGGTCGGCACGGCGGCGGAGATTTTTGCCGAGCCGGCGCATCCCTATAGCGCGGCGCTGATCGCGGCGATTCCCTCGGCAGCACGGCGCAAGCGCGCCTTCCAGCCGCTCAAGGGCGAATTGCCCTCGCCATTGGCGCCGCCGCCCGGCTGCCCGTTCCATCCGCGCTGCGAGCAGGCGATGCCGGTCTGTCGCGAGGTTCGGCCTGTTCTCACCGAGATCGCGCCGGGGCGCAGCGCCGCCTGCCATCTGCACACCAGCATCGGACCGAAAAGTGGAATCCACTTTTCGGAAAAATCCGATGCGATTCCAATAGAATAG
- a CDS encoding lysophospholipid acyltransferase family protein: MLFSPDRSAALAGRALHAYLDLVRRTTRFKPVIPGARPWERNCEPFIALTWHGQQMLSLAALEGASRVAVLTSLHFDGSVVSSVVERAGFRSIRGSGTQTPAKIAAKRSVPAFFEMRDALRQGTSLMLTADVPKLSRIAGKGAVQLARATGRPIYLFAAVTSARVDLDNWDHASIALPFGRGCVLWSEPLYVRKAADDREIGLIALDISARLDELHVTAQRNIGRER, encoded by the coding sequence ATGCTCTTCAGCCCAGACCGGTCGGCAGCGCTCGCCGGCCGCGCCCTGCATGCCTATCTCGACCTGGTCCGGCGGACGACGCGCTTCAAGCCGGTCATCCCCGGCGCCCGGCCCTGGGAGCGCAACTGCGAACCCTTCATCGCCCTGACCTGGCACGGCCAGCAGATGCTGAGCCTCGCAGCGCTGGAGGGCGCCTCGCGCGTTGCGGTCCTGACCTCGCTGCATTTCGACGGATCGGTCGTAAGCTCGGTCGTCGAACGCGCCGGCTTCCGCAGCATCCGTGGATCGGGCACGCAGACCCCGGCCAAGATCGCGGCGAAGCGCTCCGTCCCGGCCTTCTTCGAGATGCGCGACGCCCTGCGTCAGGGCACGAGCCTGATGCTCACGGCCGATGTCCCCAAGCTGTCGCGCATCGCCGGCAAAGGGGCTGTGCAGCTTGCCCGCGCAACCGGCCGCCCGATCTATCTCTTCGCTGCCGTCACCAGCGCGCGGGTCGATCTCGACAACTGGGACCATGCCAGCATCGCCCTGCCCTTCGGGCGCGGCTGTGTCCTCTGGTCCGAGCCTCTCTATGTGCGCAAGGCCGCCGACGACCGCGAGATCGGCCTGATCGCACTGGACATCTCGGCCCGCCTCGACGAGCTCCATGTCACTGCGCAGCGCAATATCGGCCGGGAGCGCTAG
- a CDS encoding alpha/beta hydrolase: protein MITKTLNPPVGRSALPFIDVSHPDKPLEVNFYRPARHQPNDPVIVVQHGMLRNGDDYRDFWIDAAEKHNLLIVAPTFPNEPFPKAEGYNNGFVISGEGTIAPRAEWLYAVPGRVLDALRTAGVIDKPVIRIFGHSAGGQFVHRMLATEGGALFEAAMASNPGWYTLPTPERNFPEGLGGLGLDKAALTRWLAYPMILFAGDRDIVTDDPNLPAQPEALAQGPHRYGRAHFMLDFGKAEAARLGAPCNWQLLTVAGIGHDGAAMSRAAASYWFEGRRIPPAEELGKQAAPVL, encoded by the coding sequence ATGATCACGAAAACCCTGAACCCGCCGGTCGGGCGCAGCGCGCTGCCCTTCATCGACGTCAGCCATCCGGACAAGCCGCTGGAGGTGAATTTCTACCGCCCGGCGCGGCACCAGCCGAATGATCCAGTGATCGTCGTGCAGCATGGCATGCTGCGCAACGGCGACGACTACCGCGATTTCTGGATCGATGCGGCCGAGAAGCACAACCTGCTCATCGTCGCACCGACCTTCCCGAACGAGCCTTTCCCGAAGGCCGAGGGCTACAACAATGGCTTTGTCATCTCCGGTGAGGGCACGATCGCACCGCGCGCCGAGTGGCTCTATGCCGTGCCCGGGCGCGTGCTCGATGCGCTCCGTACCGCCGGCGTGATCGACAAGCCGGTCATCCGCATCTTCGGCCATTCGGCCGGCGGCCAGTTCGTCCACCGCATGCTGGCGACCGAAGGCGGCGCGCTGTTCGAGGCGGCGATGGCTTCCAATCCCGGCTGGTACACCCTGCCGACACCGGAGCGGAATTTTCCGGAAGGGCTCGGTGGGCTCGGGCTCGACAAGGCGGCGCTGACGCGCTGGCTCGCCTATCCGATGATCCTTTTCGCGGGTGACCGCGATATCGTCACCGATGACCCGAACCTGCCGGCCCAGCCCGAAGCTTTGGCACAAGGGCCACATCGCTATGGCCGCGCGCATTTCATGCTCGATTTCGGCAAAGCGGAAGCGGCTCGCCTCGGCGCGCCCTGCAACTGGCAACTGCTCACGGTTGCCGGCATCGGCCATGACGGCGCGGCGATGTCGCGCGCCGCTGCATCCTACTGGTTCGAGGGCCGCCGGATTCCGCCGGCCGAGGAACTCGGCAAGCAGGCCGCCCCGGTTCTCTGA
- a CDS encoding ABC transporter permease, with protein sequence MSAPAKAPAVPAYADTPLREKVLRRIRNRPTTRGAAILLGIMVALALLAPVIAPQNPHDLAALSVMDNRLPPGEAGMNGLTYWLGTDSQGRDMLSAILYGLRTSLMVGLTATLGALFIGISAGLVAAQFGGVVDAVIMRVVDFMLGFPSILIALVLLASIGRGVDKVILAIILVQWAQYARLMRASALVERRKEYIEAALNFGLPTRHIMIAHLLPNSVGSVLVVASISIAGAITLEATLSFLGVGVPVTQPSLGLLIANGFEFLLSGEYWIAVFPGIALVLLIGSLNLVGDRLRRSFNVRS encoded by the coding sequence ATGAGCGCTCCCGCGAAAGCCCCGGCTGTCCCGGCCTATGCCGACACACCGCTGCGCGAAAAGGTGCTGCGCCGCATCCGCAACCGGCCGACGACACGCGGGGCCGCGATCCTGCTCGGCATCATGGTCGCGCTCGCCCTGCTTGCGCCCGTCATCGCACCGCAGAATCCGCATGACCTCGCCGCGCTTAGCGTAATGGACAACCGCCTGCCGCCGGGCGAGGCCGGCATGAACGGCCTGACCTACTGGCTCGGCACGGATTCGCAAGGCCGCGACATGTTGAGCGCGATCCTCTACGGGTTGCGCACCAGCCTGATGGTGGGTCTCACCGCGACGCTGGGCGCGCTGTTCATCGGCATCTCGGCCGGGCTAGTGGCGGCGCAGTTCGGTGGCGTTGTTGACGCGGTGATCATGCGCGTCGTCGACTTCATGCTCGGCTTTCCCTCGATCCTGATCGCGCTCGTGCTGCTCGCTTCGATCGGGCGCGGCGTCGACAAGGTCATCCTCGCCATCATCCTCGTGCAATGGGCGCAATATGCCCGGCTGATGCGTGCTTCCGCGCTGGTCGAGCGGCGCAAGGAATATATCGAGGCGGCCCTGAATTTCGGCCTGCCGACCCGGCACATCATGATCGCGCATCTGCTGCCGAATTCGGTTGGTTCGGTGCTGGTCGTGGCCTCGATCAGCATCGCCGGCGCGATCACGCTGGAGGCGACGCTGTCCTTCCTCGGCGTCGGCGTGCCGGTGACGCAACCCTCGCTCGGCCTGCTCATCGCCAACGGCTTCGAGTTCCTGCTTTCCGGCGAATACTGGATCGCGGTCTTCCCCGGCATCGCGCTGGTGCTGCTGATCGGCTCGCTCAACCTCGTCGGCGACCGGCTGCGCCGCAGCTTCAACGTGCGCTCATGA
- a CDS encoding amino acid ABC transporter permease, producing the protein MTDTAQLSTLASVADERPKRPASSWYALLKPYIGTPFNAVVTFACLWLIYRLVTGAWGWLVTRAIVEGGPQTCKAAAGAGACWPFLAAKLRFMIFGFFPYDEHWRPALAVLLFLGAMIYSMIPRFWSRRLLWLWLAVVVICGVLMYGGVFGLSVVSTTNWGGLPLSFMLSSVGLAFGFVLGVLLALARSSKLPAIQVIAVVFIEMVRGVPLVSILFMASVMLPLFMPDGVTIDKLLRAQVAIIIFAGAYIAETVRGGLQAVPKGQHEAAASLGLGYWLSMRKIVLPQALKIVIPPLVNIFIGFFQDTTLVTIIGLLDFLDTVRSAMRDPVWQGIAVLEGYIFAALVYAVFSYGMGSYSRFIERRLKTDHSHGRH; encoded by the coding sequence ATGACCGACACCGCCCAGCTCAGCACCCTGGCATCCGTCGCCGACGAGCGGCCGAAACGGCCCGCGAGCAGTTGGTATGCACTGCTCAAGCCCTATATCGGTACGCCCTTCAACGCCGTCGTCACCTTCGCCTGCCTCTGGCTGATCTACCGCCTCGTCACCGGTGCCTGGGGCTGGCTCGTCACCCGCGCCATCGTCGAGGGCGGACCGCAGACCTGCAAGGCCGCCGCCGGCGCCGGCGCCTGCTGGCCGTTCCTGGCGGCGAAGCTGCGCTTCATGATCTTCGGCTTCTTCCCCTATGACGAGCACTGGCGGCCGGCTCTGGCGGTGCTGCTTTTCCTCGGCGCGATGATCTATTCGATGATTCCGCGCTTCTGGTCTCGCCGGCTGCTCTGGCTCTGGCTCGCCGTCGTCGTCATCTGCGGCGTGCTGATGTATGGCGGGGTCTTCGGTCTCAGCGTGGTCAGCACCACGAACTGGGGCGGCCTGCCGCTCTCCTTCATGCTCTCCTCGGTCGGGCTCGCCTTCGGCTTCGTCCTCGGCGTGCTGCTGGCGCTGGCGCGCTCCTCGAAGCTGCCGGCGATCCAGGTCATCGCCGTCGTCTTCATCGAGATGGTGCGCGGCGTGCCGCTGGTCTCGATCCTGTTCATGGCCTCGGTCATGCTGCCGCTGTTCATGCCGGATGGCGTGACCATCGACAAATTGTTGCGGGCGCAAGTCGCGATCATCATCTTCGCCGGCGCCTATATCGCCGAGACCGTCCGCGGCGGCCTGCAGGCGGTGCCGAAGGGCCAGCATGAGGCGGCGGCATCGCTCGGCCTCGGCTACTGGCTGTCGATGCGCAAGATCGTGCTGCCGCAGGCGCTGAAGATCGTGATCCCGCCGCTGGTCAACATCTTCATCGGCTTCTTCCAGGACACGACGCTGGTCACCATCATCGGCCTGCTCGACTTCCTCGACACGGTGCGCTCGGCGATGCGCGATCCGGTCTGGCAGGGCATCGCCGTGCTGGAGGGTTATATCTTCGCGGCGCTGGTCTATGCCGTGTTCAGCTACGGCATGGGCTCCTATAGCCGCTTCATCGAAAGGCGCCTGAAGACCGACCACAGCCACGGCCGGCACTGA
- a CDS encoding sensor histidine kinase, whose product MAADGCPAMTSLSRALTIRLTLLGTVLFVAFIAAVLAFTFITEDPGVLRNDVTSQIIRQSVRPAGTAALQVQKSPGLAKIEQASPLLWYLVSDGRSVVEYAPELRPGLPIDIRLDGPTIAAQMRVGGDNALSVEVAEQDGSRILVATGGGRPGWGVILGYFLRAIAGSAAAISVVFGIMIAAAIAMSVSYISSRLRSAAEAAARIDPRAPRGLLPTEETPVELMPLTTALNSALDQIAGNMEVQRRFMNNVAHELRTPLAVMRTKVDSLPDEAARLALTIDVTRLTTIVSSMLQLARLHNTELPFEPLRLNALARDVLADLAPLVLSNGIDIALEEEGSQDVLIAANEATARAALANLIDNALRHAQARSSILVKVIDGSVLEVSDDGIGIAAAKRAQVTEPFNRMSPHSTGAGLGLTIVRDIMAAHGGALDLSDTEGGGTTIRLTFRTV is encoded by the coding sequence ATGGCCGCGGACGGATGCCCGGCGATGACCTCGCTCTCGCGTGCCCTGACCATCCGGCTGACGCTGCTCGGCACCGTCCTGTTCGTCGCCTTCATCGCGGCCGTGCTCGCCTTCACCTTCATCACCGAGGACCCGGGCGTCCTGCGCAACGATGTCACCTCCCAGATCATTCGGCAAAGCGTGCGCCCCGCCGGCACCGCCGCATTGCAGGTCCAGAAATCGCCTGGCCTCGCCAAGATCGAGCAGGCCAGCCCGCTGCTCTGGTATCTGGTCTCGGATGGACGTTCGGTCGTCGAGTATGCGCCAGAGTTGCGGCCGGGCCTGCCGATCGACATCCGGCTGGACGGCCCGACCATCGCCGCGCAGATGCGGGTCGGCGGCGATAATGCGCTCTCGGTCGAGGTTGCCGAGCAGGATGGCAGCCGCATCCTCGTCGCCACCGGCGGCGGGCGGCCGGGCTGGGGCGTGATCCTCGGCTATTTCCTGCGCGCCATCGCAGGTTCCGCGGCGGCGATCTCGGTCGTGTTCGGGATCATGATCGCAGCCGCCATCGCCATGTCGGTCTCCTATATCTCAAGCCGCCTGCGCAGCGCGGCCGAAGCCGCCGCCCGGATCGATCCCCGCGCGCCGCGCGGCCTGCTGCCGACGGAGGAGACGCCCGTCGAATTGATGCCGCTGACCACGGCCCTGAACTCGGCGCTCGACCAGATCGCGGGCAACATGGAGGTGCAGCGGCGCTTCATGAACAATGTCGCGCATGAATTGCGCACGCCGCTCGCGGTCATGCGCACAAAGGTGGATTCGCTGCCCGACGAGGCGGCGCGCCTTGCGCTGACGATCGATGTCACCCGCCTCACCACCATCGTTTCCTCGATGCTGCAGCTCGCCCGCCTGCACAATACCGAGCTGCCTTTCGAGCCGCTGCGCCTCAACGCCCTGGCCCGCGACGTACTCGCCGATCTCGCCCCGCTGGTGCTCAGCAACGGCATCGACATCGCGCTGGAGGAAGAAGGCTCGCAGGACGTCCTGATCGCGGCCAACGAAGCCACGGCCCGCGCCGCGCTCGCCAACCTCATCGACAATGCGCTGCGCCACGCGCAGGCGCGCTCCTCCATCCTGGTCAAGGTCATCGATGGGAGCGTGCTGGAGGTGAGCGACGACGGCATCGGGATCGCCGCCGCGAAGCGCGCGCAGGTGACCGAGCCGTTCAACCGGATGTCGCCGCACTCGACCGGGGCCGGGCTCGGCCTGACGATCGTGCGCGACATCATGGCCGCGCATGGCGGCGCGCTCGATCTCAGCGATACCGAAGGCGGCGGCACGACGATCCGCCTGACCTTTCGGACGGTGTAG
- a CDS encoding ABC transporter ATP-binding protein, with translation MSDPLLEVRGLRTVFHALDGAWPAVDGVDLSVSRGEVLGLVGESGSGKSVTGFSLVRLIDPPGEIVAGTISFGGEDLRAASEERLRDLRGDRIAMIFQDPLMTLNPVLSIGEQMSEAILEHRDCSRAEALSEAAKALARVGISSPEARLKQFPHEFSGGMRQRVAIATALLNAPDLIIADEPTTALDVTIQSQILFEVQKLARETGTAVLWITHDLAVVAELADRVAVMYAGRVVEIGPVDAVLDAPRHPYTLGLLNSSAANVLPGERLNQIDGVAPRIDARPSGCPFRPRCPRVQPVCAERDPETVDEGARSFRCHNPVPVGEAA, from the coding sequence ATGAGTGATCCCCTGCTTGAAGTCCGCGGTCTGCGGACCGTCTTCCACGCGCTCGACGGCGCCTGGCCTGCCGTCGATGGCGTCGATCTCAGTGTCTCGCGCGGCGAGGTTCTGGGGCTGGTCGGCGAGTCCGGCTCCGGCAAGTCCGTGACCGGCTTCTCGCTGGTGCGCCTGATCGATCCGCCAGGCGAGATCGTGGCGGGCACGATCAGCTTCGGCGGCGAAGACCTGCGCGCCGCTTCGGAGGAGCGCCTGCGCGACCTGCGCGGCGACCGCATCGCCATGATCTTTCAGGACCCGCTGATGACGCTGAACCCGGTGCTCAGCATCGGCGAGCAGATGAGCGAAGCGATCCTGGAGCATCGCGACTGCAGCCGCGCGGAAGCGCTCAGTGAAGCCGCCAAGGCGCTCGCCCGCGTCGGCATTTCCTCCCCCGAAGCGCGGCTCAAGCAGTTCCCGCACGAGTTCTCCGGCGGCATGCGCCAGCGCGTCGCGATCGCGACCGCGCTGCTCAACGCACCCGATCTGATCATCGCGGACGAGCCGACGACGGCGCTCGACGTCACCATCCAGAGCCAGATCCTGTTCGAGGTGCAGAAGCTCGCCCGCGAGACCGGCACCGCGGTGCTCTGGATCACGCATGATCTCGCTGTCGTGGCCGAGCTCGCCGACCGGGTGGCGGTGATGTATGCCGGCCGCGTCGTCGAGATCGGGCCGGTCGACGCCGTGCTCGATGCACCGCGCCATCCCTATACGCTCGGCCTGCTCAATTCCTCGGCGGCCAATGTTCTGCCTGGCGAACGCCTGAACCAGATCGACGGCGTCGCCCCGCGCATCGACGCCCGCCCGAGCGGCTGCCCGTTCCGCCCGCGCTGCCCGCGCGTCCAGCCGGTCTGCGCCGAGCGCGACCCCGAGACGGTGGACGAGGGCGCCCGCAGCTTCCGCTGCCATAATCCGGTGCCGGTGGGAGAAGCGGCATGA
- a CDS encoding outer membrane protein — MSRILPLAGLGLMALFALPAQAADRARPLSQEWPAYSAPRAYNWNGFYAGAHAGGGFDRFNGVSKKSRNEMLLGGQVGYNVQMGTMLFGVESDLSMNGFGKGSKRGGGTSADMRYVGTLKARAGVTFDRLLVYGTGGLAYGSVKASDGLVSKTRGKTGYVVGAGAEYGITDNLSAKVEYNYVSLGKDNFQLGNSRTRVGVTEHLVKAGLNYRF; from the coding sequence ATGTCTCGTATCCTTCCTCTGGCCGGCCTCGGCCTGATGGCCCTGTTCGCGCTGCCGGCGCAGGCGGCCGACCGCGCCCGGCCACTGTCCCAGGAATGGCCGGCCTATTCGGCGCCGCGCGCCTATAACTGGAACGGCTTCTACGCCGGCGCGCATGCCGGCGGCGGCTTCGACCGCTTCAACGGCGTCAGCAAGAAGAGCCGCAACGAAATGCTGCTCGGCGGGCAGGTCGGCTACAACGTCCAGATGGGCACGATGCTGTTCGGTGTCGAAAGCGACCTCTCGATGAACGGCTTCGGCAAGGGCTCGAAGCGTGGCGGCGGCACCAGCGCCGACATGCGCTATGTCGGGACGCTGAAGGCCCGCGCCGGCGTCACCTTCGACCGCCTGCTGGTCTACGGCACCGGCGGTCTTGCCTATGGCAGTGTCAAGGCCAGCGACGGCCTCGTCTCCAAGACGCGCGGCAAGACCGGCTATGTCGTCGGCGCCGGCGCCGAATACGGCATCACCGACAATCTCTCCGCCAAGGTCGAGTACAACTATGTCTCACTCGGCAAGGACAACTTCCAGCTCGGCAACAGCCGCACGCGGGTCGGCGTCACCGAGCATCTGGTCAAGGCCGGCCTGAACTACCGGTTCTGA
- a CDS encoding EipA family protein: MQALRAMAGGLRLRDLAVAVLLAIGQAQEPAAAQGVPSRDDIRPGQLPTASRHDIARLVDGVFNAASKTVSVPIERSLALFGEPNAYIVGGELSGSFVVGGRHGSGELRFSDGVPMPVIWTALSVGIGLGADYGRVIMLVYGLDRQEDVFGTYASLGGSAHFLAGANATILASSRARIVLISSGLGLRLSGDLSRIRIEPGGEPETLRPPADICGAPGGCAPPGRR, translated from the coding sequence ATGCAAGCGCTGCGCGCCATGGCGGGAGGGTTGCGGCTGCGCGATCTGGCGGTGGCGGTCCTGCTCGCGATTGGACAGGCGCAAGAGCCGGCTGCCGCGCAGGGCGTTCCGTCGCGAGACGATATCCGGCCCGGCCAGTTGCCGACCGCTTCGCGCCATGACATCGCCCGGCTGGTCGATGGCGTGTTCAATGCCGCTTCCAAAACGGTCAGCGTGCCGATCGAGCGCTCGCTCGCGCTCTTCGGCGAGCCGAACGCCTATATCGTCGGCGGCGAGCTCAGCGGCTCCTTCGTGGTCGGCGGGCGGCATGGCAGCGGCGAATTGCGGTTCTCGGACGGGGTGCCGATGCCGGTGATCTGGACGGCGCTCTCGGTCGGCATCGGGCTCGGCGCCGATTACGGGCGGGTGATCATGCTGGTCTACGGGCTCGACCGGCAGGAGGATGTTTTCGGCACCTATGCCAGCCTCGGCGGCAGCGCCCATTTCCTCGCCGGAGCGAATGCGACGATCCTCGCCTCCAGCCGGGCCCGGATCGTGCTGATCTCGTCCGGCCTGGGCCTCAGGCTCTCGGGAGACCTTAGCCGGATTCGGATCGAGCCCGGCGGCGAGCCGGAGACGCTGCGCCCGCCCGCCGATATCTGCGGCGCGCCCGGCGGCTGCGCCCCGCCCGGCCGGCGCTGA
- a CDS encoding ABC transporter permease, translating to MTAYVLQRLIQSVLVLLAVSVVVFFAVYGIGDPVELLVSPSASAAEREALVRRLGLDLPVWQQYFVFMGNALKGDLGRSFVHGVPAIELILGRLPATFELVLLSMTLAIVTGVPIGLYAGLDPDSRPSRIIMGGTILGFSLPSFWKGMMLILLFAVVLRWLPTAGRGETVSLFGIQTSLLTWDGLTHLALPAINLAIPQIALMIRLVAAGTSEAMTQDYVKYARAKGVKPRRVVGRHVLRNILIPVVTVVGIEFGSLVAFSTITETVFAWPGMGKLLIDSVYQLDRPVVVAYVLLATLLFVTVNFLVDILYAALDPRVKLTGEMA from the coding sequence TCTTCGCCGTCTACGGCATCGGCGATCCCGTCGAATTGCTCGTCTCGCCCTCGGCCAGCGCGGCCGAGCGCGAGGCGCTGGTCCGGAGGCTCGGCCTCGACCTGCCTGTCTGGCAGCAATATTTCGTTTTCATGGGCAATGCGCTCAAGGGCGATCTCGGCCGCTCCTTCGTCCATGGCGTGCCGGCGATCGAGCTCATCCTCGGCCGCCTGCCGGCGACCTTCGAGCTCGTCCTGCTCTCGATGACGCTCGCCATCGTCACCGGCGTGCCGATTGGCCTCTATGCCGGGCTCGATCCGGACAGCCGGCCTTCGCGCATCATCATGGGCGGAACCATCCTCGGCTTTTCGCTGCCGAGCTTCTGGAAGGGCATGATGCTGATCCTGCTCTTCGCGGTGGTCCTGCGCTGGCTGCCGACGGCGGGGCGCGGTGAAACCGTTTCGCTCTTCGGCATCCAGACCAGCCTGCTGACCTGGGACGGGCTCACCCATCTCGCCCTGCCGGCGATCAACCTCGCCATTCCCCAGATCGCGCTGATGATCCGCCTCGTCGCGGCCGGTACGAGCGAGGCGATGACGCAGGATTATGTCAAATACGCCCGCGCCAAGGGCGTGAAGCCGCGCCGCGTCGTCGGCCGGCATGTGCTGCGCAACATCCTGATCCCGGTCGTCACCGTGGTCGGCATCGAATTCGGCAGCCTCGTCGCCTTCTCGACAATTACCGAGACGGTGTTCGCCTGGCCGGGCATGGGCAAGCTCCTGATCGACTCGGTCTACCAGCTCGATCGGCCGGTGGTCGTCGCCTATGTGCTGTTGGCGACGCTGCTCTTCGTCACCGTCAATTTCCTCGTCGACATCCTCTATGCCGCGCTCGACCCGCGCGTGAAGCTGACGGGAGAGATGGCATGA